A region from the Candidatus Electrothrix scaldis genome encodes:
- a CDS encoding 2-phospho-L-lactate transferase CofD family protein produces MENGTHIPLGELLAGVTKKVFSPLDFMGKGTLAERVLAFALGEAPPHDVPGCTQEDWRRLAAGLGHVNVENVRVVVLGGGTGLSNVVGGDSRRADWKEAPFTGLKEVFPRLHSIVCVTDDGGSTGEMLKDFPLIGLGDLRHVLLASIRSANLKEQYQLDDAAALDTAAALHGFFNFRFNTPPESAAQLWAESGVRPEMFPRPLADYLVDLVQRLLADERMAAALRRPQCLGNLLLAAAVYGKLPAFFRTAELAANQKRIQTAIMDGLADLAQAVGAGSRAVLPCTATPSQLQLLYANGVLVTGERKAGEARRGYPVERTMVRFADEPLLPEAVSQSIAEADIIILAPGSLYSSIIPILQVPGVADLIRQNEKALKLLVANIWVQKGETDATREAPEKRFYASDLIRAYGHNISGGIQGLFSHVLTLDLADIPGSVLQNYILEKKEPIYVDSDKVRELGFEPVRACIFSRNLLQRQRVIQHDPNALALVVRSLWGLRESGYLALPAPAEVSLRGPEFSVRIAPDKLIPCMRYERIARAIEGLEFRYLTLDSDLPENMASSLRQNIAAAVLEILWRHPDIHPDHLQYLRGICLVETSSWKRCQQWDNVFSFYDPEDSCIKIRQDQNDAPERLEAALLIALGQSLLGNYCQEKGMEDVFVQERQVGRLYRLVTRTRQELKCFLSPEELDTYLQLSRMRPVEGERHCYTRLVNGEEGFTPPGLLFGLVFAWYLDNRFVSNVEYKMSVMKNILSDLIPEQVRILRRREELISFFRERIFRDQFFS; encoded by the coding sequence GTGGAAAACGGTACACATATTCCTTTAGGCGAGCTCTTAGCCGGGGTAACAAAAAAGGTCTTTTCCCCCCTTGATTTTATGGGCAAGGGGACGCTGGCAGAACGGGTTCTTGCCTTTGCTCTTGGCGAAGCCCCACCCCATGATGTTCCTGGCTGTACTCAGGAAGACTGGCGTCGTTTGGCTGCCGGTCTTGGACACGTGAACGTGGAGAACGTGCGGGTGGTCGTGTTGGGTGGTGGAACCGGTCTGTCTAACGTGGTCGGTGGAGACTCTCGGCGTGCAGATTGGAAGGAGGCTCCTTTCACCGGTCTAAAAGAGGTCTTCCCCCGTTTGCACTCCATTGTCTGTGTGACTGACGACGGAGGATCAACCGGGGAAATGCTCAAGGATTTCCCGCTGATCGGTTTAGGGGATCTGCGCCATGTTCTGCTAGCCTCTATCCGCAGTGCAAATCTGAAGGAGCAATACCAGCTGGATGATGCAGCAGCTCTGGATACAGCGGCTGCTCTACATGGTTTCTTCAATTTTCGTTTTAATACGCCTCCTGAATCGGCGGCTCAGTTATGGGCTGAGAGTGGGGTAAGGCCGGAAATGTTTCCTCGTCCCTTGGCTGACTACCTTGTTGATTTGGTCCAGCGTCTGCTGGCAGATGAACGGATGGCAGCTGCCCTGCGGCGTCCCCAATGTCTCGGTAATCTTCTGCTGGCTGCTGCGGTTTACGGGAAATTGCCTGCCTTTTTCAGGACAGCGGAATTGGCAGCAAACCAAAAGCGTATCCAGACCGCGATTATGGATGGCTTAGCGGACCTGGCTCAGGCTGTGGGCGCAGGCTCAAGGGCGGTACTCCCCTGCACCGCCACTCCCTCGCAATTGCAACTGCTTTACGCAAATGGTGTATTGGTAACCGGTGAGCGCAAGGCCGGTGAGGCTCGGCGGGGCTATCCGGTGGAACGGACGATGGTGCGTTTTGCTGATGAACCGCTTTTGCCTGAGGCGGTGAGTCAGTCTATTGCTGAGGCGGATATTATCATCCTGGCCCCAGGTAGCCTGTATTCCTCTATTATCCCTATCTTGCAGGTGCCTGGGGTTGCTGATCTGATCCGACAGAATGAGAAGGCCCTGAAGCTCCTGGTCGCCAATATTTGGGTCCAGAAAGGAGAAACTGACGCCACTAGGGAGGCCCCGGAAAAGCGTTTTTACGCCTCGGATCTCATTCGTGCCTATGGGCATAATATCTCCGGTGGCATTCAAGGCTTGTTTTCCCATGTCCTCACCCTGGACCTGGCAGATATTCCTGGTTCTGTTTTGCAGAATTATATCCTGGAGAAGAAGGAGCCTATTTACGTTGATAGCGATAAGGTCCGCGAGCTGGGTTTTGAGCCGGTCCGGGCCTGTATTTTTTCCCGGAATCTTCTCCAGCGGCAGCGGGTTATCCAGCATGACCCCAATGCCCTGGCCCTTGTTGTTCGCAGCTTGTGGGGCTTGCGGGAAAGCGGCTATCTGGCCTTGCCTGCTCCTGCCGAGGTGAGCCTGCGCGGCCCGGAGTTTTCAGTACGGATTGCCCCGGATAAGCTGATTCCCTGCATGCGCTATGAGCGGATTGCCCGTGCCATAGAGGGGTTGGAGTTCCGATATCTCACCCTTGATTCTGATCTGCCGGAAAATATGGCCTCTTCTTTACGACAGAATATCGCAGCTGCTGTTCTTGAGATCCTTTGGCGGCATCCTGACATCCATCCTGATCATCTGCAATATCTGCGAGGAATTTGTTTGGTGGAGACCAGCTCCTGGAAGCGCTGCCAACAATGGGATAATGTTTTTTCCTTTTACGATCCAGAGGATAGTTGTATTAAGATCCGCCAGGATCAAAACGACGCTCCCGAGCGCCTGGAAGCAGCTCTGCTGATCGCTTTGGGCCAGTCCTTGTTGGGGAATTATTGCCAGGAAAAAGGCATGGAAGATGTCTTTGTCCAGGAGCGGCAGGTGGGCAGGCTCTATCGCCTGGTAACAAGAACACGGCAGGAACTTAAGTGCTTTTTATCGCCTGAAGAGTTGGACACCTATTTGCAACTCAGTCGGATGCGGCCGGTAGAAGGAGAAAGGCACTGCTATACCAGATTGGTCAACGGCGAAGAGGGCTTTACACCGCCTGGCCTTCTTTTTGGCCTCGTCTTTGCC
- the mdh gene encoding malate dehydrogenase, with protein MKKKITIIGAGNVGATAAHWALTRNLGDIVLLDVMEGIPQGKALDLWQSGPLDSYAGTVTGTNDYADSANSDVVIITAGLARKPGMSRDDLLAKNVAIVKSCAEEAVKHSPNCFMIVVTNPIDAMVHTAFKVTGLDKSRIIGMAGVLDSARYRTFLAEALGVAPADVNALVMGIHGDKMLPMVRLANVAGVPITDLLSEEKIAEIVERTQLGGIEIVNHLKTGSAFYTPGLAAIEMAEAVLKDSKRVLPCAAYLEGEFGISGYFLGVPVVLGEKGVERILEFALTDEEKSALQDSVETVSKQMQATGL; from the coding sequence ATGAAGAAAAAAATTACGATAATCGGGGCGGGGAACGTTGGAGCAACAGCAGCTCATTGGGCGCTGACCCGTAATTTGGGTGATATCGTCTTGCTGGACGTCATGGAGGGTATCCCTCAGGGCAAGGCCTTGGATCTCTGGCAATCCGGTCCGCTGGATTCTTATGCAGGTACCGTCACCGGCACCAATGACTATGCAGATTCTGCCAACTCCGATGTGGTGATTATCACGGCTGGACTGGCCCGAAAACCGGGGATGTCCCGTGACGATTTGCTGGCAAAGAATGTGGCCATTGTCAAGTCCTGCGCTGAAGAGGCGGTCAAGCATTCACCGAATTGCTTCATGATCGTGGTCACCAACCCCATTGATGCAATGGTTCATACCGCTTTCAAGGTTACTGGCCTGGATAAAAGCCGAATCATCGGTATGGCTGGTGTGCTTGATTCTGCCCGTTATCGGACCTTCCTTGCTGAGGCCCTTGGCGTGGCCCCGGCAGATGTCAATGCCCTGGTCATGGGAATTCACGGTGATAAGATGCTGCCGATGGTGCGTCTGGCCAATGTGGCTGGAGTACCGATCACCGATCTGCTTTCTGAAGAGAAGATTGCAGAAATCGTTGAGCGCACCCAGCTGGGTGGCATTGAGATTGTCAATCACCTGAAGACCGGTAGCGCCTTCTATACCCCTGGTTTGGCTGCTATTGAGATGGCTGAGGCGGTACTCAAAGACAGCAAGCGGGTTCTTCCCTGTGCGGCCTATCTTGAGGGAGAATTTGGAATCTCCGGCTACTTCCTTGGTGTTCCGGTTGTGCTGGGAGAAAAGGGGGTTGAGCGCATCCTGGAATTCGCCTTGACCGACGAGGAAAAAAGCGCTCTCCAGGATTCTGTGGAGACCGTATCCAAGCAAATGCAGGCCACTGGGCTGTAA
- the kdsB gene encoding 3-deoxy-manno-octulosonate cytidylyltransferase: protein MNETPAKVVAIIPARYHSNRFEGKPLALIAGKPMIQHVVERAQQSKLLSRVVVATDDERIAEVVTGFGGEVVMTRPDHVSGTDRLAEAAERLQIEEHSVVVNIQGDQPLFPPEVIEQVAGPLLEDPALPMSTLIYKIIRPEEITDPNHVKTVFDCDKNALYFSRSPVPFQRNPEEKTQPTYYKHLGFYAYRKGFLLTFVALPEGEWERFEKLEQLRALEYGYRVRVVLTEHDSIEVDTPKDAQRVEEMMRK, encoded by the coding sequence ATGAACGAAACACCGGCTAAGGTGGTGGCTATTATTCCGGCTCGCTACCATTCCAACCGTTTTGAAGGAAAACCACTGGCTTTGATTGCTGGTAAGCCCATGATTCAGCATGTGGTTGAGCGGGCTCAGCAGTCCAAATTGCTTTCTCGTGTTGTGGTGGCAACGGATGATGAGCGAATAGCTGAGGTGGTGACCGGTTTTGGTGGAGAGGTGGTTATGACTCGCCCTGACCATGTTTCAGGTACGGACCGCTTGGCCGAGGCTGCTGAACGGCTCCAGATTGAAGAGCATAGTGTGGTAGTGAATATCCAGGGGGATCAGCCCCTGTTTCCGCCTGAAGTCATTGAGCAGGTGGCTGGCCCTCTGCTGGAGGACCCGGCGCTGCCCATGTCAACCTTGATCTATAAGATTATCAGGCCGGAAGAGATCACAGATCCCAATCATGTGAAGACTGTCTTTGATTGCGACAAGAACGCCCTTTATTTTTCCCGCTCACCGGTTCCTTTTCAGCGTAATCCGGAAGAGAAAACCCAGCCGACCTATTATAAACATCTTGGCTTTTATGCCTATCGTAAGGGCTTTCTTCTGACCTTTGTGGCTCTGCCCGAAGGCGAGTGGGAGCGTTTTGAGAAGCTGGAACAGCTTCGTGCCCTGGAATACGGCTACCGGGTTCGGGTGGTCCTGACTGAGCATGATTCCATCGAGGTGGACACGCCGAAAGATGCGCAGCGGGTGGAAGAGATGATGCGGAAATGA
- a CDS encoding PIN domain-containing protein, with amino-acid sequence MKKILMDSGPMIALFDASDRYHQAAVDFIRTNRTPLITTLASVTETLHMLDFSRQAQLDFLEWIHRGAVEIQSIDNTDFGRIKELTAKYQDLPMDFADSCLVYLAEQLGLDTVATIDRDFTIYRIKGRKKFKIALS; translated from the coding sequence ATGAAAAAAATCCTGATGGATTCAGGGCCGATGATCGCCCTGTTCGATGCCTCGGATAGGTATCATCAGGCTGCGGTCGATTTTATCCGTACAAACAGAACTCCGCTGATCACCACCTTGGCATCTGTGACGGAGACACTGCATATGCTGGATTTCAGCAGACAGGCCCAGTTGGATTTTCTGGAATGGATACACAGAGGAGCTGTCGAAATACAGAGTATCGATAATACCGATTTTGGTCGGATTAAAGAGCTGACAGCAAAATACCAGGATTTACCCATGGACTTTGCCGATTCATGTCTTGTTTATCTTGCGGAACAACTCGGTCTCGACACTGTGGCAACCATAGACAGAGATTTTACCATCTATCGTATCAAGGGCAGAAAGAAGTTTAAGATTGCTCTTTCCTGA
- a CDS encoding HigA family addiction module antitoxin — protein MAPLHPGEVLQEEFLKPLGLSQNKLALALHVPARRINEIVLGRRGVSADTALRLARYFDMSPQFWLGLQMDFELDVAEDASEAKIQREIRPMSDSGFCVPVPA, from the coding sequence ATGGCACCCCTGCATCCAGGCGAGGTGCTGCAGGAAGAATTTTTAAAACCGCTGGGTCTGAGCCAGAATAAACTGGCCTTGGCACTGCACGTTCCGGCAAGACGAATCAATGAGATTGTACTGGGTAGAAGAGGAGTCAGTGCGGATACGGCCCTGCGACTGGCCAGGTATTTTGATATGTCTCCGCAGTTCTGGCTCGGTCTGCAAATGGATTTTGAACTGGATGTGGCAGAAGATGCTTCGGAGGCAAAGATACAAAGGGAAATCCGACCAATGAGCGACTCCGGTTTCTGCGTCCCGGTACCGGCGTAA
- a CDS encoding type II toxin-antitoxin system RelE/ParE family toxin, translating into MIRSFKNNATEKIFNRFHSKKIPNDIQRAAFRKLRMINRSQNINDLRIPPANRLEKLKGERAGQYSIRINDQWRICFTWADGDALDVEIIDYHRG; encoded by the coding sequence ATGATACGATCATTTAAAAACAACGCAACAGAAAAAATATTCAACCGGTTTCATTCCAAGAAAATACCGAATGATATTCAGAGAGCTGCGTTCAGAAAACTGCGCATGATAAACAGGTCCCAGAACATCAACGATCTGCGTATTCCGCCCGCCAACCGTCTCGAAAAGTTGAAAGGAGAACGGGCAGGACAATACTCAATCCGTATCAACGATCAGTGGAGAATTTGCTTTACCTGGGCGGATGGAGATGCGCTTGATGTGGAAATTATAGACTATCACAGGGGGTAA
- a CDS encoding PIN domain-containing protein gives MIYLDTHIVVWLYSGDLHLFSEKACQLIEENDLLVSPLVLLELQYLFEIKRITVEPTIIFDSLAESIGLEKCRASFARVIAEAMRISWTRNPFDRIITATAMIHQAPLLTKDEVIRREYEGALKMGYVPYYS, from the coding sequence GTGATTTACCTTGATACTCATATCGTTGTTTGGCTGTACAGCGGTGACCTGCACCTTTTCTCTGAAAAAGCCTGCCAACTCATAGAAGAAAACGACCTGCTTGTTTCCCCTCTTGTCCTGCTTGAACTCCAATATCTTTTTGAGATTAAACGAATAACGGTTGAACCAACCATTATTTTTGATTCGCTGGCAGAGAGTATAGGGCTGGAAAAATGTCGTGCTTCTTTTGCACGGGTGATAGCGGAAGCTATGCGGATCTCATGGACGAGAAACCCTTTTGACAGGATCATTACCGCTACGGCAATGATTCATCAGGCTCCTTTACTGACCAAGGATGAGGTGATTAGAAGGGAGTATGAGGGAGCGTTAAAAATGGGGTACGTCCCCTATTATTCCTAA
- a CDS encoding type II toxin-antitoxin system Phd/YefM family antitoxin: MTTISVATAKSRFSELIAKSGYARERFIITRRNKPVAALVSLEDLKIIEQHEERQGLASVIGKWKGFEEVEEQISDLPSLRKDSGTRKNVSL; encoded by the coding sequence ATGACCACAATATCAGTTGCGACCGCAAAAAGCCGTTTTTCAGAACTCATAGCCAAGAGCGGCTATGCCCGTGAACGTTTTATTATCACCAGACGAAACAAGCCGGTCGCTGCCCTGGTCAGTCTGGAAGACCTCAAGATTATTGAACAGCACGAAGAACGTCAGGGGCTTGCTTCCGTTATCGGGAAATGGAAAGGTTTTGAAGAAGTAGAGGAGCAGATCAGCGACCTGCCCAGCCTGCGGAAGGATTCAGGCACTCGGAAAAATGTTTCTCTTTGA
- a CDS encoding type II toxin-antitoxin system VapC family toxin, with translation MFLFDTDVITNILKKKPSQALLGKLSNLPKNQQYISTITVSEIVYGAFKSNRPEYHLNNLENILLPAVNVVGFDTKAAAVCGQLRAELEQKGQPLDLADLEIASIAIAGDFTLVTGNTRHFGRIEGLRVENWLKG, from the coding sequence ATGTTTCTCTTTGATACGGACGTTATCACCAATATCCTGAAGAAGAAACCTTCACAGGCGTTGCTCGGAAAACTCAGCAACCTTCCGAAGAATCAGCAGTATATCTCAACAATTACTGTTTCCGAGATAGTCTACGGAGCATTTAAAAGCAATCGCCCAGAATATCACCTGAACAATCTGGAAAATATTTTACTGCCCGCTGTGAATGTGGTCGGTTTTGATACCAAGGCAGCCGCTGTTTGCGGTCAGCTTCGGGCTGAACTGGAGCAGAAAGGACAGCCTCTTGACCTTGCCGACCTTGAAATAGCCTCAATCGCTATTGCCGGAGATTTTACCCTTGTGACCGGGAATACCCGGCATTTCGGGAGGATTGAGGGGTTGAGGGTGGAAAATTGGTTGAAGGGGTGA
- a CDS encoding ABC transporter permease — translation MKKANDDYELRDEYDLSKMQIMPKGRYAPERRAGRNVVVLDPDVAQAFPTDEAVNKVLRLLLEASRIPAKAVR, via the coding sequence ATGAAGAAAGCAAATGATGATTATGAGTTGCGGGATGAATACGATCTTTCGAAGATGCAGATAATGCCCAAAGGCCGTTATGCCCCTGAGCGTCGTGCCGGGCGGAATGTCGTTGTGCTTGATCCTGACGTGGCGCAGGCATTTCCGACAGATGAGGCGGTGAACAAGGTTTTACGCCTGCTTTTGGAAGCAAGTCGGATTCCCGCTAAGGCGGTGAGGTAG
- a CDS encoding BrnT family toxin, with protein sequence MKARFEWNPDKADRNLDKHGISFEEAGTVFDDPLFITVLDEEHSVDEERYITLGLSGTGRLLLIAHTDRQGTIRIISARKATKRERRFYEESK encoded by the coding sequence ATGAAGGCAAGGTTTGAATGGAATCCTGACAAAGCCGACCGTAACCTTGACAAGCACGGTATCAGTTTTGAGGAAGCCGGAACGGTATTTGATGACCCGTTGTTTATCACTGTTCTGGACGAAGAACACTCTGTTGATGAAGAACGCTATATTACCCTTGGACTATCAGGAACAGGAAGGTTGCTCCTGATAGCTCATACCGACCGGCAAGGTACTATCCGTATTATCAGTGCCAGAAAAGCGACAAAAAGAGAACGAAGATTCTATGAAGAAAGCAAATGA
- a CDS encoding type II toxin-antitoxin system Phd/YefM family antitoxin, producing the protein MDIFTYSEARQKLSTVLDRAQYTGKVLIRRKDGRTYSLVPEKNTSSPLDIPSIKARVSTEEIVDIVRSGRERGDIAV; encoded by the coding sequence ATGGATATCTTCACCTATTCGGAAGCCCGGCAGAAGCTTTCCACTGTTCTTGATCGGGCACAATATACGGGAAAAGTTCTCATCCGAAGAAAAGACGGGCGGACGTATTCCTTGGTTCCTGAAAAAAATACCTCTTCCCCTTTGGATATTCCCTCAATAAAAGCCCGTGTTTCAACAGAAGAGATTGTTGATATTGTCCGGAGCGGACGGGAACGGGGAGATATCGCAGTATAA
- a CDS encoding type II toxin-antitoxin system VapC family toxin, whose product MDIVVDTCALIAVITDEPERMRIIELTRGNTLVGPGSIPWEIGNAFSAMFKRNRLTLKEAKEGLKIFQDVPIRYIEPDFVNAVSISKQTNMYAYDAYFLDCALRMKAPLLTLDAKLKNTAQQLNISILEV is encoded by the coding sequence ATGGATATCGTAGTTGATACTTGCGCATTGATCGCCGTTATTACAGATGAGCCTGAACGAATGAGGATTATTGAATTAACCAGAGGAAACACACTTGTCGGCCCTGGTTCCATTCCTTGGGAAATTGGAAATGCCTTTTCAGCGATGTTTAAAAGAAACCGGTTGACCCTTAAGGAAGCCAAGGAAGGTCTTAAAATTTTTCAAGATGTTCCAATTCGTTATATTGAGCCTGATTTTGTAAATGCCGTTTCCATATCTAAACAGACCAATATGTATGCATACGACGCCTATTTTTTGGATTGTGCGTTGAGAATGAAAGCACCGCTGCTGACATTGGATGCAAAGTTAAAGAACACGGCACAGCAGCTTAACATATCAATACTGGAGGTATAA